From Butyricimonas paravirosa, one genomic window encodes:
- a CDS encoding Gldg family protein, with the protein MKKIYKLALTELQTLFYSPVAWLILVIFLFQVGMTYCSILEPKVMGQELGRVQGNLTMSIFSGLRGLFESIQRNLYFYVPLLTMGLMSREFGSGSIKLLYSSPITNTQIVLGKFLAMMVYGLCMMGGVFIVVLYSACIVQNFDMPVVLVGMLGVYLLFCTYASIGLFMSCLTSYQVVAAIGTIAMFAVLGYVGNSWQHVEFVRDLTYWLAINGRANQFANGMICSEDIAYFVLVSALFISLSVLRLNAVRQKSTLAINLGKYIGICVLAVMLGYFTTLPVLKWYHDATRMKVNTLTQNSQEIVKMAEGGMTITTFSNLIAPSRNAYASPENINRDKERLSKFIRFKPEIKLKYVYYYDTTTNVVLDRHFPNHTLREKMAEVAEVWKLDTAKVRPYEEVVVQYPELAGEAKNFVRLIERESGEKTFLRIYDDMIVHPDEKEIAAAIKRIVMKLPKVGFVTGHGERDIHKGGDRDYLRFSYDKPARYALINQGFDVCEVRLEQDIPEEISILVIADVKTAYSPEEYAVLSRYIDRGGNLLVAGEPRRVEEMNPIVEPLGVRFLPGVLVRPTEDYPADLILGKATPATVTDIAYAFTSMVRYGTVATMPSCCPMEYAEDKGFRVIPMLMSDSIGVWNELETTDFLDDTVRLNTAIGEIEKSWPLALALQRQVGDKVQKIVVLGDADCLSNGEGSRNRREVAATNYLLVSGSFYWLSDGEVPVDTRRDPAPDRKIELGKAGMRVTTWLFWWVLPGLLLITGVIVWVRRRGR; encoded by the coding sequence ATGAAAAAAATATATAAATTAGCATTGACGGAATTGCAAACGTTGTTTTATTCCCCGGTAGCCTGGTTAATTCTGGTTATTTTCTTGTTTCAAGTTGGAATGACTTATTGTTCTATTCTTGAGCCGAAAGTGATGGGGCAGGAGTTAGGGCGTGTGCAAGGGAATTTGACGATGTCTATATTTTCAGGACTGAGAGGGTTATTCGAGTCAATTCAACGAAATTTGTATTTTTACGTTCCTTTGCTAACGATGGGGTTGATGAGTCGGGAATTTGGTAGTGGTTCTATAAAACTTCTGTATTCTTCCCCGATCACGAATACTCAAATTGTTTTGGGTAAGTTTCTTGCCATGATGGTGTATGGGTTATGTATGATGGGGGGAGTTTTTATTGTGGTATTGTATAGTGCATGTATCGTTCAGAATTTTGATATGCCGGTTGTTCTGGTGGGTATGTTGGGCGTCTATTTGTTATTTTGTACTTATGCGTCTATTGGTTTGTTTATGTCTTGTTTAACTTCCTATCAGGTCGTTGCGGCAATTGGAACGATTGCGATGTTTGCCGTGTTGGGATATGTTGGGAATTCTTGGCAGCATGTTGAATTTGTACGGGATTTGACTTATTGGTTGGCTATTAACGGACGTGCTAATCAATTTGCTAATGGGATGATCTGTTCTGAGGATATCGCATATTTTGTTTTGGTTTCGGCCCTTTTTATCTCGTTGTCTGTCTTGCGTTTGAATGCTGTTCGGCAGAAAAGTACTTTAGCGATAAATTTGGGAAAATATATTGGGATTTGTGTGTTGGCTGTTATGCTCGGATATTTTACGACGTTGCCCGTGTTGAAATGGTATCATGATGCTACCCGAATGAAAGTAAATACATTAACTCAGAATAGTCAGGAAATCGTGAAAATGGCAGAAGGAGGAATGACAATTACTACGTTTTCGAATTTGATAGCCCCGTCGCGTAATGCGTATGCCTCGCCTGAAAATATAAATCGGGATAAAGAGCGTTTGTCTAAGTTCATTCGTTTTAAGCCTGAGATTAAATTGAAGTATGTTTATTATTATGATACGACCACGAATGTGGTGTTGGATCGTCATTTTCCGAATCATACTTTACGGGAGAAAATGGCAGAGGTAGCTGAAGTTTGGAAATTGGATACCGCAAAGGTACGCCCTTATGAAGAGGTGGTTGTACAATACCCGGAATTGGCTGGGGAGGCCAAGAATTTTGTACGTTTGATCGAGCGGGAAAGTGGAGAAAAGACTTTTTTAAGGATATACGATGATATGATCGTGCATCCAGATGAAAAAGAGATAGCTGCGGCGATCAAGCGGATCGTGATGAAACTACCCAAAGTGGGTTTTGTAACGGGACATGGGGAGCGTGATATTCACAAAGGAGGAGATCGTGATTATTTGCGTTTTTCTTACGATAAACCGGCTAGATATGCTTTGATTAATCAAGGTTTTGACGTGTGCGAAGTTCGTTTGGAACAGGATATCCCGGAAGAAATAAGTATTTTAGTTATAGCGGATGTCAAGACTGCTTATTCTCCAGAAGAATATGCCGTGTTAAGTCGATATATAGATCGTGGGGGGAATTTGTTGGTAGCAGGAGAGCCCCGGAGAGTTGAGGAGATGAATCCGATCGTGGAACCATTGGGTGTTCGTTTTCTGCCGGGCGTGTTGGTACGTCCGACAGAGGATTATCCGGCAGATTTGATATTAGGTAAAGCTACTCCGGCAACTGTTACGGATATCGCTTATGCTTTTACTTCTATGGTACGTTATGGAACGGTAGCTACAATGCCCTCTTGTTGTCCGATGGAATATGCTGAGGATAAAGGGTTTCGGGTGATACCAATGTTAATGAGCGATTCTATAGGAGTTTGGAATGAGTTGGAAACAACAGATTTTTTGGATGATACAGTGCGATTGAATACTGCTATCGGGGAAATAGAAAAGTCGTGGCCGCTAGCTTTAGCTTTACAACGTCAGGTGGGTGATAAAGTACAAAAAATAGTGGTGTTGGGAGATGCTGACTGTTTGAGTAACGGGGAGGGAAGTCGAAATCGTCGAGAGGTTGCTGCCACGAATTATTTACTTGTGTCCGGTTCCTTTTACTGGTTGTCGGATGGTGAGGTACCTGTTGATACTCGTCGGGATCCGGCTCCAGATAGAAAGATTGAGCTAGGAAAGGCGGGGATGCGTGTGACTACTTGGTTATTCTGGTGGGTGTTGCCGGGATTGTTGTTGATAACTGGAGTTATCGTGTGGGTAAGGAGACGAGGACGATAA
- a CDS encoding ABC transporter ATP-binding protein yields the protein MEQSIVKVEHLFHRYSVHWAVKDISLEINKHGIYGLLGSNGAGKSTTMNIMCGVLKQTEGDVFIRGIDTRKHPVEAKRLIGFLPQKAPLHVDLTVEEYLKHCANMRDIPGRQVGEAIDRVLEQCNITHFRNRLIRNLSGGYQQRVGIAQAIIHNPDFVVLDEPTNGLDPNQIAEVRNLIKKIAEERTVILSTHILPEVQAVCDHIFMIENGQLIFSGTVRDFDNYIIPNTIFVSLRENPGEAELKELEGVLDVNYLGGIHYRLKYNDAMDVIDRVVEASVRKGWHLTEIRQEKSSLDSIFAELSKKSK from the coding sequence ATGGAACAATCTATTGTGAAGGTGGAGCATCTTTTTCACCGCTATTCGGTTCATTGGGCCGTTAAGGATATAAGTTTGGAAATAAATAAACATGGTATTTACGGGTTATTGGGGTCGAATGGAGCGGGAAAGTCGACCACGATGAATATTATGTGTGGGGTTTTGAAACAGACCGAGGGTGATGTGTTTATCCGAGGCATTGATACTCGTAAACATCCGGTGGAGGCTAAACGTCTAATCGGTTTTTTACCGCAAAAGGCCCCGTTGCATGTAGATCTTACGGTGGAGGAGTATTTGAAACATTGTGCTAATATGCGGGATATTCCGGGTAGACAGGTGGGAGAGGCGATAGATCGGGTCTTGGAACAATGTAATATAACACATTTCCGTAATCGGTTGATTCGTAATCTTTCCGGTGGTTATCAACAACGGGTCGGGATTGCTCAAGCTATTATTCACAACCCTGATTTTGTTGTGTTGGATGAGCCGACAAACGGGTTGGATCCGAATCAAATTGCTGAAGTTCGGAATTTAATTAAAAAGATAGCCGAGGAGCGTACGGTGATTCTTTCAACACATATATTGCCGGAGGTGCAGGCGGTGTGTGATCATATTTTTATGATTGAAAACGGACAATTAATTTTCTCGGGAACGGTTCGGGATTTTGATAATTATATTATTCCGAATACGATATTCGTTTCTTTACGAGAAAATCCGGGGGAGGCTGAATTGAAGGAGTTAGAGGGTGTGCTTGACGTGAATTATTTAGGTGGAATCCATTATCGGTTGAAATATAATGACGCTATGGATGTGATAGACCGGGTGGTGGAAGCCAGTGTGCGTAAGGGGTGGCATTTAACAGAGATTCGTCAGGAAAAGAGTTCTTTGGATTCAATATTTGCAGAGTTGTCTAAAAAAAGTAAATAG